In Candidatus Aminicenantes bacterium, the sequence GGCCGCCATCGCGGTTGTCAGTCGCCTGGAGTCCACGCCTTTGCCGGCGTTCATTATCCGCAAGGAAGCCAAGGCCCACGGTACGGGCAAGGCCATTGAAGGCAATTTTCCCAAGGGGGGCCGTGTGGCCATTTTCGATGATGTGGTCACATCGGGCGGGTCCATCCTCAGGGGCGCAAAACTGGTGGAGAGTGCCGGCGCTCAAGTGGCGGTGGTCATGGCGCTGATCGATCGCCAGGAAGGAGCGCGGGAATCAATTGCCGCGGCGGGTTATCCCTTTGCCGCCATTTTTACCAAGAAAAATTTCGGGATCTTTGAGTAAACTTAACTCTGAGCACGGCCTTCCAGTCGGGCAATGGTTCGAATCACCCGGGCATGCACCCTCGGGGTCGTGGCCAGAACACCGCGGTTATGGCTTAATGTCTTGCCTTTGCTGAAATCCAATTCGCGGCCCTCGATGTCGGTTACCCTGCCGCCGGCCTCCGTCACGATGAGGCTTCCGGCCGCGTGATCCCAGATTTTTTCCTTGTAATCGGGAGTATCCGGATGGGGAATGCGCAGGTAAATCTCAGCCTCGCCCGTAGCAATCACGGCGTACTTGACCTGGCTGTCCATGCGCACGGGGTTTCCGTGAATGCCCAGATCCCGGGCCACGGCAAGTTGCATGTCCGTGTAGCTGTGCGAGGAAACGTAGCTCTCCACGAAGCGCATTTGATGCGAATCCTGCTCAAGGGATACCCGGCAGGCTTTGCGCGAATCCCCCGTTTGTGTTTCCATCCAGGCCCCCTGACCGCGAACAGCGCTAACCAGGCATCCGCCGGTTGAAGAGGACCGCGGGTGATCCAGGTTCGGGCACCCCAGAAGGCCGGCTTCAACCCGGCCTTGATCCACCAGCGCCAGCGCAACGGCGTACTGCTCTTTGCGCAGGAAGCCCTTGGTTCCGTCAATGGGATCAAGGGTCCAGAAGCGATCTCCGGGGGAATGGTTTCCCAGATCGATCGAGTTGAACAGGTCGTCGTCGTTCCATACCGAATAACCGTTTGTGGATTCCAGGTAGAAGGCCACTCGATCTCTGGCAAAACGGTTTTCCGGGCGGCGCAGTGCGGTTGCGCTCTCTTCGGCGACAATGGGAATGGCGGGAAAGTTGCGATGCAACACGGAACAGATTACGGCCTGAGAGGCGAAATCCGCTACGGTTACCGGACTGCTGTCCGACTTGGTGATGGTGTCGCACCCGGTCATGTCCGCCTGAACCCGGCGCGTGATCTCCATGGCCTGAATCACGGCGCGGCGGGCGATTCGGAGTTCGTTTTCCAGCATTGGTTAACCTCGCTAAAAGGCAATTATCAATCGAAATCCATGCCCTGTCAACAAGCCTGCATTTCACGACGATCCTTGTGAGAAATGCAGGCTTGAGAACGCCCCGCTCAAGCGCCATAGGGGTGCGGTGGTTGCATTGGGGCCTTCATCTGGTATAATCCGGTCTAACGTTCCCCCTTTTTAATCGGTTCGGACGCCGACCGGTACCGGCCCGCAGGAGGCATAAATGAAAGTACTTGTATTGAATTCGGGCAGTTCTTCAATAAAATTCCAGTTGATCGACGTGGCACAGGAAACCGTGATGGCCAAGGGATTAATCGAGCGGGTGGGATTCAGTGACGCCATTTTTTCCTACCAGGCCCCACCCAAAGAAAAAACCAAGCAAAGGCGACCCATTCCCGATTATCAGACAGGGATTCACTTGATCAAGGAAGCCCTGGTGGCACCGGAAAACGGCGTTATCCGGGACATGAGCCAAATCGAAGCGGTGGGACACCGCATCGTCCATGGTGGAGAGGAATTTTCCGACGCAGTCATCATCAACGATGATGTGATCCGCAGCGTGGAAAAAAACATTGAACTGGCTCCGCTGCACAATCCGCCCAATCTGTTGGGGATCCGGGCCGCCCGGGCTGAGCTGCCGAATGTCCCCATGGTGGGGGTTTTTGACACGGCCTTCCACCAGACGTTGCCGGAACGGGCGTTTGTATACGCACTGCCCTATGCCTATTACGAAGAGAAGCGCATCCGGCGTTTCGGTTTTCACGGCACGTCACACCAGTACGTGGCACAGCGGGCGGCTGAATTCCTGGACCTGGAGTTAGAGCACTTGCGCATGATAACCTTGCATTTGGGCAACGGCTGTTCCATCACCGCCATTGACCGGGGCAATTCGGTGGACACCAGCCTGGGGTTCGGCACCATGTGCGGCATGCCCATGGGTACGCGGTCGGGAGATGTGGACCCGGCCATTCTGCTCTACCTGCAGGAGCAGGAGGGATATTCCGCGGCGGATGTGCAGCGGCTGTTGTACAAGGAAAGCGGCATGCTGGGAATATCGGGAATATCGTCGGATATGCGCGAAGTGGAAGACCTGGCTGCCGAGGGGCACCTCCGTGCCCGCCTGGCCCTGGAAGTGTTCGCTTATGCCGCCCGCAAGTACATTGGCGCTTACGCCGCGGTACTGGGCGGACTGGATGTACTGGTGTTTACCGCCGGCGTAGGCGAGAATTCCCCCATCCTGCGAAAGATGATCTGCCGGGACATGGAGTTCCTGGGGATATCCGTGGATAGTGAAAAAAACGACTTCAAGGGGCAGTTGCGGGAGATTTCGGCACCATCCGCCCGGGTTCGGACCCTGGTGGTTCCCACTAACGAGGAGTTGATGATCGCCAAAGAGACTTTTCGCCTGGTGGGTGAATCCGCTTGACTTCAACCGCCGGCAAAGTGAATCGAAAAACTTTCAGCGACCGGGACCGATCTTTCCTGGCCGCTCATGGGATTTCTCTTCAAGACGCAAAGCACCAGATCGAACTTCTGAACCGGGGCACGCCCTTTACCAACCTGGATCGTCCCGCGTGCGTGGGAGACGGGATTCATCGCTTTACCGCGCACGAAGCAGATCGTTTGGCTGTTGGATACGAAGATCATTTGCACACTGTCCAGGTGACGAAATTCGTCCCCGCATCCGGTGCAGCCACGCGCATGTTTGCAGTAGCGTCCGGATTCCTGAACGGCCGCTTTCACGTTAAACCCGAAGCTTTGTCCGGGGAATGTCCGCCGGAGTCCGGCCCCGCGTCGATGTTGTTTCAATTTTTTTCCGGACTGCGCCAGGGTGGTTTTGCTTTTGATGGTGAATTGGACGCGGCCCTGAGAAGGGAGGGGGGTTCATTGCGCCGGGCGCTGAAAAAAGGCGAATATCAGCGGATCCTTTCCACACTGCTGGAACCGGAGTACCTGGGCTACGCCGGCCGGCCCAAAGCGCTGATCCCCTTTCATCGTGAAGGCGGGCGGGAATACACTCCCCTGGAGGAGCACCTGGCGGAAGCCGTTGCTTACGGGAGGGGCCGCAAAGATGTGTGCCGGGTGCACTTTACCGTGGCTCCGGAGCATCGTGAGGCGATCAGCGAGCGGGCAAACAAGAGCCTTTGCCGGTTCCAGGACATGGCCCACTCATTTCAGGTCACATACAGTGTGCAGGATCCGGCAACGG encodes:
- the pyrE gene encoding orotate phosphoribosyltransferase, which produces MRAQLKRILESKSVITGREFTLASGRRSRFYVDARMTTLDPDGAYLAAKLFLEMLRNYRVDAVGGYAIGADPIVAAIAVVSRLESTPLPAFIIRKEAKAHGTGKAIEGNFPKGGRVAIFDDVVTSGGSILRGAKLVESAGAQVAVVMALIDRQEGARESIAAAGYPFAAIFTKKNFGIFE
- a CDS encoding 3'(2'),5'-bisphosphate nucleotidase; this translates as MLENELRIARRAVIQAMEITRRVQADMTGCDTITKSDSSPVTVADFASQAVICSVLHRNFPAIPIVAEESATALRRPENRFARDRVAFYLESTNGYSVWNDDDLFNSIDLGNHSPGDRFWTLDPIDGTKGFLRKEQYAVALALVDQGRVEAGLLGCPNLDHPRSSSTGGCLVSAVRGQGAWMETQTGDSRKACRVSLEQDSHQMRFVESYVSSHSYTDMQLAVARDLGIHGNPVRMDSQVKYAVIATGEAEIYLRIPHPDTPDYKEKIWDHAAGSLIVTEAGGRVTDIEGRELDFSKGKTLSHNRGVLATTPRVHARVIRTIARLEGRAQS
- a CDS encoding acetate kinase, giving the protein MKVLVLNSGSSSIKFQLIDVAQETVMAKGLIERVGFSDAIFSYQAPPKEKTKQRRPIPDYQTGIHLIKEALVAPENGVIRDMSQIEAVGHRIVHGGEEFSDAVIINDDVIRSVEKNIELAPLHNPPNLLGIRAARAELPNVPMVGVFDTAFHQTLPERAFVYALPYAYYEEKRIRRFGFHGTSHQYVAQRAAEFLDLELEHLRMITLHLGNGCSITAIDRGNSVDTSLGFGTMCGMPMGTRSGDVDPAILLYLQEQEGYSAADVQRLLYKESGMLGISGISSDMREVEDLAAEGHLRARLALEVFAYAARKYIGAYAAVLGGLDVLVFTAGVGENSPILRKMICRDMEFLGISVDSEKNDFKGQLREISAPSARVRTLVVPTNEELMIAKETFRLVGESA